The genomic DNA ACTTACCGATTACGCATGGCAAACCCCGCACTCATATCGTGTGGATTCGATAAGCAATTACCAGTACACCTATGCGAAAAATGATGATCTGATCGTTGAAGACTTCATCACTCAGGCCAACTTGAATCAGCCTCAAGGCTTACAAGAGAAGAAAGCGTATGCGATAAAGCAACCGGAGTTAGTGAACCGCTACTTGGCTCAGGATGCACACTCGACAGCGATTAATGTGCTCGTCAGTTTGACCACCGAAGGGCAATCTGAAGAAGTGCGTGAAATTGCTCAATTTTGGCAAGACAAGAAGCAAGAGATGCAAGCTCGCTATCCAAACCTTTCTTTCTACTTGACTGGGCAAGTGATGCAGAACGATGCGTTTGGTGAGGCCGCCCAACGTGATATGGGGAGTTTGGTTCCAGCAGCATTACTGCTGATCATTGTTGGAACGGGCATTTACCTACGTAGTGTCTGGAGTTCAGTCGTGATGACACTCACGATCGTCTCATCCATCTTTATCGCTTTAGGATCAGCCGGGTGGCTTGGTATGGCCATTACCTCGCCATCGGCTTCTGCTCCTTTGATCATCTTAACGATGGCGGTAGCGGATTGTATCCATTTCCTCCAAGGATACCGACAAGGGATTCAAAATGGGCTGGTGAAAAAAGACGCGCTTCAGTACTCCATGCGTAAACACCGCTTACCGATCATTTTGACCAGCTTGACCACCGCGGTGGGCTTCCTTTCGATGAACTTCAGTGATTCTCCACCGTTTAACGATCTGGGTAATATCACGGCTATGGGTGTGCTCGCTGCCATGTTGTTGACCTTATTCTTGGTCCCCGCATTGCTTGCTGTGCTGCCGGTAGGCCGTCAGCGTAAAGTGAAACCGCTGCCCGTTTCAAACCCACAAGGTTCAGCAAAGCCACTAGAGCGTATTGCTCAGTGGTCAATGGTCAAACCAGTGTTGAAAATCGCGGTTGTTGTGGTGTGCAGTCTAGTTGTCGCCGTGAATATGGTTCGCAACGACATTGATGACACTCTATTTGAGTATTTCGATCACTCTTATGCGGTGCGCCAAGCGAATGATTTTACCTATGCGAATCTCACTGGTGTAGCGAGTATTCAATACGCGATCAGACCGGAAAAAGGAGAGCTGGTGACATCGCCCGATTTCCTGAACAAGCTAGACCGCTTTGTGGCAACCGCGCGTGAAACACAGGGTGTTTATCATGTGCAGTCACTCACTGACATCATGAAGCGTTTGAATAGCAGCTTGCACAACGATGATCCGGCTTTCTACCAATTGCCAACGGATCCCGATTTGTCTGCGCAAACCTTGCTGCTTTATGACATGTCTCTGCCTTATGGTTTAACCCTCAGCAATCAAGTTGCACTGGATAAACAAGAGCTGCGAGTGGTTGTGACGGCGAAGAAGATGTCTTCCAACGATTTGGTGAGCCTTGAAGCAAACTTACGCCAACAATTGTTAGCTCTATTTCCTGAATCGAGCGTAAGCCCTGGAGTAAGTGCCGACATCATGTTTGCTCATATTGGTTACCGTAATAACGTCAGCATGTTAACGGCATCTGCGGGAGCTTTGCTGGTGATTTCATTGCTCATTGGCCTTGTGCTGCGTTCGGTACGTTTAGGCTTAATTAGTCTGTTACCTAACGTGCTACCTGCTTCCATCGCATTTGGTCTGTGGGGCATTCTGGTGGGCGAAGTTGGGCTTAGTCTATCCGTCATTGCGAGTATGACATTAGGTATTGTGGTCGATGACACTATCCATTTGCTCTATCGTTTCCATACTGCGCGTAAAGAAGGGCAATCAGAAAATGAGGCGATTGTGGCAGCAATCAGAGAAACAGGTGTCGCCATTATCGGTACCACTTTGGTGCTCAGCGCTGGTTTCTTGGTGTTGGCAAGCAGCAGCTTTAAGATGAACGCCGATATGGGCTTGATGACGGCCATTACAATAATGATTGCACTTATCTTGGATCTCTTGTTGGTTCCTGCATTACTCAAAGTCACAGGA from Vibrio tarriae includes the following:
- a CDS encoding efflux RND transporter permease subunit; this translates as MEKWTTPRAWLVIMAWLAVMVIAFMGLGKLSLNNDYKVFFSKDNPDLVAFEAIENKYNSNDSVLIVVHPKLGDVFQPEVLQAVLELTDYAWQTPHSYRVDSISNYQYTYAKNDDLIVEDFITQANLNQPQGLQEKKAYAIKQPELVNRYLAQDAHSTAINVLVSLTTEGQSEEVREIAQFWQDKKQEMQARYPNLSFYLTGQVMQNDAFGEAAQRDMGSLVPAALLLIIVGTGIYLRSVWSSVVMTLTIVSSIFIALGSAGWLGMAITSPSASAPLIILTMAVADCIHFLQGYRQGIQNGLVKKDALQYSMRKHRLPIILTSLTTAVGFLSMNFSDSPPFNDLGNITAMGVLAAMLLTLFLVPALLAVLPVGRQRKVKPLPVSNPQGSAKPLERIAQWSMVKPVLKIAVVVVCSLVVAVNMVRNDIDDTLFEYFDHSYAVRQANDFTYANLTGVASIQYAIRPEKGELVTSPDFLNKLDRFVATARETQGVYHVQSLTDIMKRLNSSLHNDDPAFYQLPTDPDLSAQTLLLYDMSLPYGLTLSNQVALDKQELRVVVTAKKMSSNDLVSLEANLRQQLLALFPESSVSPGVSADIMFAHIGYRNNVSMLTASAGALLVISLLIGLVLRSVRLGLISLLPNVLPASIAFGLWGILVGEVGLSLSVIASMTLGIVVDDTIHLLYRFHTARKEGQSENEAIVAAIRETGVAIIGTTLVLSAGFLVLASSSFKMNADMGLMTAITIMIALILDLLLVPALLKVTGQSKKVLRQQTQTASV